A single Aspergillus puulaauensis MK2 DNA, chromosome 7, nearly complete sequence DNA region contains:
- a CDS encoding amidohydrolase (COG:S;~EggNog:ENOG410QEHM;~InterPro:IPR013108,IPR033932,IPR011059,IPR032466;~PFAM:PF01979,PF07969;~go_function: GO:0016810 - hydrolase activity, acting on carbon-nitrogen (but not peptide) bonds [Evidence IEA]), whose protein sequence is MTTIFMNGRIFSPAHSKPGENGFVSCIVIEKDQIIHVGPLEANIPTDASVIDLQGRIMMPGFIDSHVHILQYGLSLRKVDLISCSSLEQIRKAIMSYAETHPTVPRILCRGWIQSTIDGEPLAGLLDDIDPRPIYIEAADLHSIWCNSAALDDIQAHTTPDPPGGTIHRAEDGRATGLLSEGAVMNFAWPFIDGVTPRNEKLSALRTAIESYSAAGYTGAVDMAMSEDAWQTLNLYRRQHKLPFHIAVHWLVPFSTDQKVNFKYVDRAIELSHEFKDPDFCIAGIKLMCDGVVEGCTAALRQPYGGKRDPIEPIWPTDLMTEVIKRADGAGLQVAIHAIGDQAVHQSIEVLSTLKKRDPNRKRRHRIEHLELTSPEDAKRLGEEGIIASIQPVHSDPAHFKAWPGLIGTHRCKRAFAYKDFLNGGAKIALGTDAPTAPHHPFQNMYYATTRRSVVERDNPETLNPEFGLELLETVAGMTEGAAYSRFAESWTGALKEGLGSDFIVVDMAWTPERLLEAKVCQTWYRGEKVYDVEDA, encoded by the coding sequence ATGACGACCATTTTCATGAACGGCCGTATATTCTCGCCTGCACATTCGAAGCCGGGCGAGAATGGTTTCGTCTCTTGCATTGTGATCGAAAAGGACCAAATCATCCATGTTGGTCCTCTCGAGGCCAATATACCCACAGATGCCAGCGTTATCGATCTCCAGGGCCGGATCATGATGCCCGGCTTCATTGACAGTCACGTCCATATCCTTCAGTACGGGCTATCACTGCGAAAGGTCGACTTAATCAGCTGTAGCTCCTTGGAACAGATCAGAAAGGCCATCATGTCCTATGCTGAAACTCATCCCACCGTTCCTCGCATCCTATGCCGTGGCTGGATCCAGTCAACGATTGATGGAGAACCATTAGCTGGTTTGCTAGATGACATTGATCCACGACCAATATATATCGAGGCGGCGGACCTTCACTCGATTTGGTGCAattctgctgctcttgacGATATCCAGGCTCATACCACCCCGGACCCTCCTGGTGGTACTATACACCGAGCAGAAGATGGCCGCGCCACAGGCCTACTGAGCGAAGGAGCCGTCATGAATTTTGCCTGGCCTTTCATAGATGGCGTTACGCCGAGAAATGAAAAGCTCAGTGCTTTACGAACAGCTATCGAATCATATTCTGCTGCGGGGTATACAGGTGCAGTTGACATGGCCATGTCCGAAGATGCATGGCAAACCCTAAATCTCTACCGTCGACAACATAAACTCCCGTTTCACATAGCTGTCCACTGGCTCGTCCCATTTTCAACCGACCAGAAAGTCAACTTTAAATATGTGGACCGGGCAATCGAACTGAGCCACGAATTCAAAGATCCCGATTTTTGCATTGCAGGGATAAAGCTCATGTGTGATGGTGTGGTCGAAGGATGCACCGCAGCACTTCGCCAACCGTACGGAGGCAAACGAGATCCAATAGAGCCCATCTGGCCTACAGACTTAATGACGGAGGTCATTAAGCGTGCAGATGGCGCAGGTCTCCAAGTTGCGATACACGCCATTGGCGACCAAGCCGTTCACCAATCCATAGAGGTCCTCTCAACCCTGAAGAAACGGGATCCAAATCGAAAACGCAGACACAGAATCGAACATCTCGAACTCACATCCCCCGAGGACGCCAAACGCCTCGGTGAAGAAGGTATAATCGCCTCTATCCAACCTGTGCACTCCGACCCAGCACACTTCAAAGCCTGGCCGGGCCTCATCGGTACACACCGCTGTAAGCGCGCATTCGCATACAAGGACTTTCTAAACGGCGGTGCGAAAATCGCCCTTGGGACGGATGCGCCGACGGCACCGCACCATCCATTCCAAAATATGTATTATGCTACGACGAGGCGGTCTGTTGTCGAGCGGGATAATCCCGAGACGCTTAATCCGGAGTTCGGGCTGGAGTTGCTTGAGACCGTCGCGGGGATGACCGAAGGCGCAGCGTACTCGAGGTTTGCTGAATCTTGGACTGGGGCGCTGAAAGAAGGCCTCGGTTCGGATTTCATTGTCGTCGATATGGCTTGGACGCCCGAGAGATTGCTCGAGGCGAAGGTTTGTCAGACTTGGTATAGAGGGGAGAAGGTATATGATGTTGAGGATGCATAG